ACCAGGTGCTGCCCCAAGCGCTGGGCGCGCTGGCACAGCTGCTCTTCGTCGATCACGTCCAGCACCGCGTGCGCCGCGGCCACCGCCAGCGGGTTACCGGCGTAGGTGCCGCCCAGTCCGCCCGGCGCCGGCGCGTCCATCACCTCGGCGCGGCCCGCTACCGCCGACAGCGGCATGCCGCCCGCCAGGCTTTTCGCCATGGTGATCAGATCCGGTTTAACGCTGTAGTGCTCCATGGCGAACAGCTTGCCGGTACGGGCGAAGCCGGTCTGCACTTCGTCGGCGATCAGCAGGATGCCGTGCTGGTCGCACAGCGCGCGCAGCGCCTGCATGAAATCGGCCGGCGCCACATTGAAACCGCCCTCGCCCTGCACCGGCTCCAGCACAATGGCCGCCACCTGCTTGGGATCGATATCCGCTTTAAACAGGCGGTCCAGGCTGTTCATCGCATCTTCGGTAGTCACGCCGTACAGCGCATTCGGATACTGCCCGTGGAACACCGAACCGGGGAATGGGCCAAAGCCCAGTTTGTAAGGCGCCACTTTGCCGGTCAGCGCCATGGTCATATAGGTGCGGCCGTGGAAACCGCCGCCGAAGGTGATCAACCCCGGGCGGCCGGTGTAAGCGCGGGCGATCTTCACCGCGTTTTCCACCGCTTCCGCGCCGGTGGTGAAGAAGGCGGTTTTACACGGGCCGGCAATCGGCGCGCGCTGGTTGATGCGCTCCGCCAGCGAGACATAACTTTCGTAAGGAACGATCTGATAGGCGGTGTGGGTGAAGGCCTGCAGCTGCTTTTCAATCGCGGCGATCACCTTCGGGTGGCGGTGGCCGGTGTTCAGCACGGCGATCCCCGAGGCGAAATCGATCACTTCTTTACCTTCCACATCCCACAGCGTGGCGTTCTCTGCGCGCTCGGCGTAAAAACCACACATCACGCCCACTCCGCGTGGGGTGGCGTCCTGACGGCGTTGGTTCAATTCTGCGTTTTTCATGCTGTTCTCTCCGGTCGGTGCCAGTTACACGTTTCGTTCACATTCGTGAAACAATGCCGTTTATTTACACAGGATGTGGCCCTATAATCGAGTGCCAGTTACGAATAATTGAGGGATCCAATTGCGCTCATTGAGTGGTGATCTGTTACTGCAGCGCCTCGGCGAGCAGCCCGATGACAAGCTGCACAAGCGGCTTTACAACGCGATCCGCACCAGCATTCTCGACGGCAGCCTGCCGCCCTCCAGCCGCCTGCCCGCCTCGCGCGATCTGGCGCAGGAGCTCAGCCTGTCC
The sequence above is drawn from the Serratia sp. FDAARGOS_506 genome and encodes:
- a CDS encoding 4-aminobutyrate--2-oxoglutarate transaminase, with product MKNAELNQRRQDATPRGVGVMCGFYAERAENATLWDVEGKEVIDFASGIAVLNTGHRHPKVIAAIEKQLQAFTHTAYQIVPYESYVSLAERINQRAPIAGPCKTAFFTTGAEAVENAVKIARAYTGRPGLITFGGGFHGRTYMTMALTGKVAPYKLGFGPFPGSVFHGQYPNALYGVTTEDAMNSLDRLFKADIDPKQVAAIVLEPVQGEGGFNVAPADFMQALRALCDQHGILLIADEVQTGFARTGKLFAMEHYSVKPDLITMAKSLAGGMPLSAVAGRAEVMDAPAPGGLGGTYAGNPLAVAAAHAVLDVIDEEQLCQRAQRLGQHLVEVLQQARKTSPAIADVRAQGSMVAVEFNDPATGKPSAEITRQVQQKAMEEGLLLLSCGVNGNVIRFLYPLTIPDDQFTKAMGILSRALAH